A genomic region of Plasmodium malariae genome assembly, chromosome: 14 contains the following coding sequences:
- the DHHC4 gene encoding palmitoyltransferase DHHC4, putative → MRIFKKNKLLERVNFDKINNVQIYGENKIHCKGFFVSGPAFLTVVSSFLMILIPVAIFHTFTSTWLFENGIYLVTFFNMFFFFLTIYTFFKTSFMDPGIIPRQKSVLNIYDVIIQQYRETQPPRQKEVLINGNFYKLKYCYTCNIYRGIRTVHCSICDNCVEKFDHHCPWVGNCIGARNYKYFVYFVFNLYILICITLGASIYKLTICINNLSDKGYNSEKIFIHIWKIATDSIILIIYTILTLWFVIGLLCYHIYTIVTNQTTYEQIKTFYQNDNPFNIGVINNIKEILFTKTRPSYIDFINPRLQVIDNNCSHHVIVLSDKAIHMDENANANLSSDNSSKKKYKRKGIGKMVMGAVGEGGRASLKELRLHDSRLSKKKKDYHSLYSVDSKGRNKMYSVKNKKRKKEKSFEEYDITKLNNISNKAIEKAAHIKFDKNKNSKFIKMKLSNIRKNSFTEELSNDFEEISKYHHKRIVDLNNTVGSLFIKNDISSTNSTNNEIYSDIYNESKTSFIYDDVEAEKLQDYHEDDVEYVIIKINRKKERKKKYNNNRINNSNDANNDDSTNNNNNNDSNNNYIIIKKKLKRESENLKIKIDNKTKDDISSSQISDSKRIRRKKIKYETKINCFNNLIHVRKKLEYPILYKKKIPFMKKFKNKVETYYVVKYSNVKKKNIIAYSAQNDGDEETNRINSMKQMSESNNVISGMNKVNETNYLNRTCSRDYYCHDNVYSNIIKLKKISSINNTNSCNISNNCKNKNNNNCDYSSYSINMQTNENMKLKGKKKKSKSLNKDVVISIYNYKAKDKKEKYSSDEDITNLGQQKKEQLHSSNSSSNSSYNINKSIFSIHPLNMGKKRLHFKLPTSYPTKIDMVELENFSKICEMRYTKLYEWKYKKMYRRILRRGKMKLLSKPYKRNIYLYYNNENCSFIESNDLYKINSELLNGYEDADFYYTRISNNKKFDNFKLLNFLIHMNKQDKNRANIKKKSKASKFFYFFTSFALIINCIHIPSNNDND, encoded by the exons atgagaatatttaaaaagaataagttATTAGAGAGAgtaaattttgataaaataaacaatgtACAGATATATGGAGAAAACAAAATTCACTGCAAAGGATTTTTTGTGTCTgg ACCGGCGTTTTTAACAGTCGTCTCGTCTTTTCTTATGATATTAATTCCAGTTGCCATATTTCATACCTTTACGTCAACa TGGCTTTTTGAAAATGGAATTTATTTGGTTACGTTTTTTAacatgttcttttttttcttaacaatttatactttttttaaaacaagtTTTATGGATCCTGGTATAATACCAAGACAA AAATCcgttttaaatatatacgaCGTGATAATTCAGCAATACCGAGAAACACAGCCCCCCAGACAAAAGGAAGTTTTAATTAATGGGAATTTTTATAAGCTAAAATATTGTTATACTTGCAATATATATAGGGGCATAAGAACAGTACACTGCTCTATCTGCGACAACTGTGTTGAGAAATTTGACCACCACTGCCCATG GGTAGGGAACTGTATCGGTgcaagaaattataaatattttgtatattttgtttttaatttatacatactgATATGTATAACGCTAGGAGcaagtatttataaattgacaatatgcataaataatttatcagACAAAGGATATAAtagtgaaaaaatatttattcatatatggaAAATTGCCACAGATAGTATAATATTGatcatatatacaattttaacATTATGGTTTGTTATAGGATTATTATgttatcatatttatactaTAGTAACTAATCAGACAacatatgaacaaattaaaacattttatcaAAACGATAATCCTTTTAATATCGGtgttataaataacataaaagaaatattatttacgaAAACCAGGCCATCATATATAGATTTTATAAACCCACGATTACAGGTTATTGATAATAATTGTTCTCATCATGTTATAGTCTTAAGTGATAAAGCTATACATATGGATGAAAATGCGAATGCTAATTTATCCTCAGATAATAGTAGtaagaaaaagtataaaagaaaaggaattGGAAAAATGGTAATGGGAGCAGTAGGCGAAGGTGGTAGAGCCAGTTTGAAAGAATTAAGACTACATGATAGTAGActatccaaaaaaaaaaaagattatcaTTCGTTGTATTCAGTTGATAGTAAAGGtagaaataaaatgtacagtgttaaaaacaaaaaaagaaaaaaagaaaagagttTTGAAGAATAtgatattacaaaattaaataatatatctaataaagCAATTGAAAAAGCTGCACATATTAAATTTGAcaagaataaaaattcaaaatttattaaaatgaaattatctAACATTAGAAAAAACAGTTTCACGGAAGAGTTAAGTAACGATTTTGAAGAAATTAGTAAGTATCATCATAAACGAATTGTTGATTTAAATAATACTGTTGGCTCactatttattaaaaatgatatatcaTCAACAAATAGTACTAATAACGAAATATAtagtgatatatataatgagaGTAAGAcaagttttatatatgatgatGTAGAGGCGGAAAAACTTCAAGATTACCATGAGGATGACGTTGAGTACGTTATTATCAAAATTAatcgaaaaaaagaaagaaaaaaaaagtataataataatagaattaacaatagtaatgatgctaataatgatgatagtactaacaacaataataataatgatagtaataataattatattatcatcaaaaaaaaactcaAAAGGGAAagtgaaaatttaaaaattaaaattgataATAAGACGAAAGATGATATATCTTCAAGCCAAATAAGCGATTCTAAAAGAAttagaaggaaaaaaattaagtatgaaacaaaaataaactgctttaataatttaatccATGTAAGAAAGAAATTAGAGTATCCTAtcttgtataaaaaaaaaattcctttcatgaaaaaatttaaaaacaaagTTGAGACTTATTACGTAGTAAAGTATTCCAacgtaaagaaaaaaaatattattgcttATTCAGCACAAAATGATGGTGATGAGGAAACTAATAGGATTAACTCAATGAAGCAAATGAGCGAATCGAACAATGTAATAAGCGGCATGAACAAGGTAAACGAAACGAACTATTTAAATAGAACATGTTCAAGAGATTATTATTGCCATGACAATGTCTACAGtaacattataaaattaaaaaaaattagcagtattaataatacaaatagtTGTAATATATCCAATAATTgtaagaacaaaaataataataactgcGATTACAGTAGCTATAGTATTAATATGCAAactaatgaaaatatgaaattgaagggaaagaaaaaaaaaagtaagtcTTTAAATAAAGATGTAGTAATAAGCATATACAATTACAAGGCGAaagataaaaaggaaaaatatagcAGCGATGAGGACATAACAAATTTAGgtcaacaaaaaaaagaacaactTCATAGTAGTAACAGCAGCAGTAACAGCAGTTATAACATTAACAAGAGTATCTTTTCAATACATCCTTTAAATATGGGAAAGAAAAGGCTTCATTTTAAATTACCCACCTCATACCCCACTAAGATAGATATGGTTGAGCTAGAAAATTTTAGCAAAATTTGCGAAATGAGGTACACAAAATTGTACGaatggaaatataaaaaaatgtacagaCGAATATTAAGAAGAGGAAAAATGAAACTGCTCTCAAAAccatataaaagaaatatatatttatattataataatgagaaTTGTTCATTTATTGAATCAAATGatttgtataaaattaatagtGAATTATTAAACGGATATGAAGATGCCGATTTCTATTATACTAGGATaagtaacaataaaaaatttgataattttaaattacttAATTTCTTAATTCATATGAATAAACAAGATAAAAATCGCgctaacattaaaaaaaaaagtaaagcttccaaatttttttatttctttacatCGTTTGCTCTTATAATTAACTGCATACATATACCCTccaataatgataatgactGA
- the PmUG01_14039600 gene encoding conserved Plasmodium protein, unknown function, translating into MGYKSDCPTDDECTNKKCITGYGGNEKNSRESKKDQKKKRKEKKYLDEAENIRKSVDSMRHENSSDREEIKKNFRKKVYNKNNSDEKVLSRERSDLSSSQDLKNLKHGKFIYIKNSKKKNFISKSDKECEIKGTDSRSISHDSNIKKKRQRYKNSSYGPKNQKYEDTYTRKNKRKLLSPGTQKKEVCGSTENVRKKVKLTRKKHNNSETREREKVLSRSSACSYSSKGSSNGSSSRSSKSSSSSRSSSSSRSSGSSSSSSRGSGSSSSSSRGSGSSSSSSRGSGSRSSSSSSSCTGSSNASDESSVSNSSSRAFKLKKKRRKKKKISKYKKKEEKIKKEVSTEELEKKEEYDVHIYDSKEMIRLTINILQNYNFLNNLKILYQKLDNKKKISLENLTDLKLKKKLRHLFRAWKLEKRDNFYRKPANFKENLYDIFTNLLYYFLSKIDIGKLRYNINKRKSIILKKDDEKKENLQVRRNNKYTYDYYDKNENIDLANSNFFSELQEEDYLHLTKTKNDKTKSLRELHEEGYFKDSKEKYKEFLDKHKKIDLWGKNEQEQKFLLNSKNINKERKTFDRETDLSITKFVKKGDYQKLIKSTKQHVNDKFQKSDDKI; encoded by the coding sequence ATGGGGTATAAATCAGACTGTCCAACGGATGATGAgtgtacaaataaaaaatgcataacTGGCTATGGAggcaatgaaaaaaatagcagagaaagtaaaaaagaccaaaaaaaaaaaagaaaagagaaaaaatatttagatgAAGCGGAGAACATTCGCAAGAGTGTTGATTCAATGCGACATGAAAATAGTTCCGATCGTGAagagattaaaaaaaattttagaaaaaaagtatataataaaaataacagtgATGAAAAAGTTTTAAGTAGAGAAAGAAGTGATTTATCGAGTTCTcaagatttaaaaaatctaaaacatggaaaatttatatacataaaaaactcaaaaaaaaaaaattttatttctaaaagTGATAAAGAATGCGAAATTAAAGGAACTGATAGTAGGAGTATATCACATgatagtaatataaaaaaaaaaagacaaagaTACAAAAATTCATCTTATGGTCCAAAAAATCAGAAATATGAAGACACTTATACAAGGAAAAACAAACGAAAGTTATTATCACCCGGAACTCAGAAAAAGGAAGTGTGTGGGAGTACTGAAaatgtaagaaaaaaagtaaagctaacaaggaaaaaacataataatagtgAAACGAGAGAGAGAGAAAAGGTCCTTTCGCGATCATCCGCATGTTCGTATTCTTCGAAGGGAAGCAGTAATGGAAGTAGTAGCAGGAGTAGCAagagtagtagtagtagcaggagtagtagtagtagtaggaGTAGTGgaagtagtagcagtagtagtaggGGTAGTGgaagtagtagcagtagtagtaggGGTAGTGgaagtagtagtagtagtagtagggGTAGCGGAAGTagaagtagtagtagtagtagtagctGCACCGGAAGCAGTAACGCATCCGATGAGAGCAGCGTAAGCAACAGTTCATCCAGAgcatttaaattaaaaaaaaaaagaagaaaaaaaaagaagatcagtaaatataaaaaaaaagaagaaaaaataaaaaaggaggtGTCAACAgaagaattagaaaaaaaggaagaatatGATGTTCATATATACGATAGTAAGGAAATGATAAGGTTAACTATAAACATTCTTCAAAActataactttttaaataacttaaaaatattatatcaaaaattagacaataaaaaaaaaatttccctTGAAAATTTAACagatttaaaattaaaaaaaaaattaaggcaTTTATTTAGAGCATGGAAATTAGAAAAACgagataatttttatagaaaaccagcaaattttaaggaaaatttatatgatattttcACTAATTTGTTGTATTACTTCTTATCGAAAATTGACATAGGTAAGTTGAGgtacaatattaataaaagaaaatctatcatattaaaaaaagatgatgagaagaaagaaaatttacAAGTACGTagaaacaataaatatacatatgattATTAcgacaaaaatgaaaatatagatCTCGCTAacagtaatttttttagtgaATTACAAGAAGAAGATTATCTACATTTAACGAAGACTAAGAATGATAAAACGAAAAGCTTACGAGAATTACATGAAGAAGGCTATTTCAAAGatagtaaagaaaaatataaagagtTTTTAGAtaagcataaaaaaattgacctgtggggaaaaaatgaacaggagcaaaaatttttattgaattctaaaaatatcaataaagaaagaaaaacattTGACAGAGAAACAGATTTATCCATAACGAAATTTGTGAAAAAAGGTGATTATCaaaagttaataaaaagCACAAAGCAACACGTGAATGATAAATTCCAAAAAAGTGATGATAAAATTtag
- the PmUG01_14039500 gene encoding transcription elongation factor s-II, putative yields MNETENLTQIICIQERLKDKESKIVSMNDVEEQKIIDDHTITEIVEDLNLLKDVKINKDILKQTKIGITVNKFTKVNNNDIQNISTELIEKWKNIAIKEKNSKSVENLKKRKSEKVDDSVNNACLNESEIKKVKVQNTLNNNLEEDIHKSKGNNKTHSYSYNDNKYMNNNNKCEQQDNNKNSKVSDQNSYQKNNEGTYINADIKALNEWNYNGKFHNDVHRDKAKQFLFKAFLSGSDDNLLHLIDRKKLNDIIYNIENELHRIFIEKKDSQKEYNMQLKSIKFNLCDKKNPIFNEKVYGENISARTLATMNSQDMASDEKKNERKKCLQESLLACQSDWDVKNILLKKTRKGEFQCFKCKGYETVYHQLQTRSSDEPMTTFVTCLKCNNRWKF; encoded by the coding sequence atgaaCGAAACAGAGAACCTTACACAGATTATATGTATTCAGGAAAGACTGAAAGATAAGGAAAGTAAAATAGTTAGTATGAACGACGTGGAAGAGCAAAAGATAATAGATGATCATACGATAACAGAAATTGTTGAAGacttaaatttattaaaagatgtaaaaataaataaagatattttGAAGCAAACCAAAATAGGAATAACTGTTAATAAATTCAcaaaagtaaataataatgatatacaaaatatatcaacAGAGCTTAttgaaaaatggaaaaatattgcaattaaagaaaaaaactcCAAAAGTGTagagaatttaaaaaaacgaaaatcGGAAAAAGTGGATGATAGTGTTAATAACGCATGTTTAAATGAAtctgaaataaaaaaagtaaaagttcAGAATAcactaaataataatttagagGAAGATATTCATAAATCTAAGGGGAATAATAAAACACATAGTTACAgttataatgataataaatatatgaataataataataaatgtgaGCAGCAagataataacaaaaatagcAAAGTGAGTGATCAAAACagttatcaaaaaaataatgaaggtACTTATATTAATGCTGATATAAAAGCTTTGAATGAATGGAATTACAATGGAAAATTTCACAATGATGTTCACCGAGATAAGGCAAAAcagtttttatttaaagcATTTCTTTCTGGTTCTGATGATAATTTGTTACATCTAATTGATCGGAAGAAGTTAAATgatatcatatataatatagaaaatgaaTTACACCGaatttttattgaaaaaaaagattctcagaaagaatataatatgcaATTAAAATCAATAAAGTTTAATTTATGTGATAAGAAAAACcctatttttaatgaaaaagtatATGGGGAAAATATATCAGCAAGAACATTAGCAACCATGAATTCGCAGGATATGGCTagtgatgaaaaaaaaaatgaacgaaaAAAATGCCTACAAGAAAGTTTATTAGCATGCCAGTCCGACTGGGATGTTAAGAacattcttttaaaaaaaacaagaaaaggAGAATTTCAATGTTTCAAATGTAAAGGGTATGAAACCGTGTATCATCAGTTACAAACCAGAAGCAGTGATGAACCCATGACTACCTTTGTAACATGTTTAAAATGCAATAATAGGtggaaattttaa
- the PmUG01_14039200 gene encoding conserved Plasmodium protein, unknown function yields MNFIPNKRNIRSTKSEVIRKINNNGYNANNSNNLIENNKNENGTSNDNFTLEDNTLNGSYDIDKRSEIHYCNKAFDPQYLYMNKISNDVRSTRNRTSTHRIISPRSQSINLLAQKVARTSNVSKIFDDKASVVSFYTNKKKNLDRIPIPESNDSFKTQANSQIVEQSIELLKHLINQENREHHSSSQENEKKNKLMFKLVEQLKQCDDIPEHTQGEYNNTNNSLDLYKKKIDMLNLKFLKLKNEYSHLNNENVVLKKQLRNIKDNYHMINQKSATVSFSRGPTKEDMLRSNDIGSDNNSYNNNSNSNNNSISNNNFNSNNISNSNYEQQLREAQMDGVSLNKTVSIDKVPSSMHQMAKKKLVDNQVQTENTFPSRIVPSSDNKKQGGEGGPSSIYHGGRLNSSFLDENYINKIREEIRNEVIQEVTNKLDKEYKEELLKIRKSVNNNMYNPSNMEEFSADTIFNNCRDQLDEQINDTINRYKNSIFDNFKDILNLSKGIGIKSLEHMSNEEDERNKKEKKKIEEEGSEEEGGKEGGKEAKEEVEKETVEKANEEEEGQEMGNFSLISLNDKINDCLCLFENISKNKEKLKIKEEKRKGERNNVINALNNINTCMNEIDDMINNLNANIGKNIILDDEESYPGDISILKRTSSKSEDDEGEEMTSCRSLANTIESSEVEEIEEDIIEEHRAEMEHRKRNDKAYNSNIQCRILSCEDKIDTMSNKSLKSNHSEVHNRKYHGDNLNIITSNNMHIIHENFTSDVMTKNMHADINDGINNIINNDLYNDLDNDSNDNINHLGFHQGTSINMKNTNNGTAIAEQNCDKNITNKENIRCNNTEERDKNVNRNAIETSTKQDDKESSITTSTDKNKGNVQNEKEKKKGKWRNIFSSKKMKKKNFVDNFGDDAELWSKSEKCESGQNGETGPNGENYKSNSSSKKGDEYFYNTINTSSNNMHIERGELDVITNPINSEDVSNAYNRLGNASNNAYCVEQKLLHTTSSDEKTECFQTNAYNISQGMYLSHGNPNVVGDELCKDQHNKENHMNISMNVNINSASINNNLNTFENYDFNMNNYHSGEGMNNLDVKNRYNSSKIDGNNIFSSSNNLDVSNSYNATRGINNSSSNNNSNGNINYNSNSSYIYESNNIYNNNAHNNNEGMERNSINCSVYSYNPSNNNKKCFVPIDEHINDQENFLIKKKNSQKMFNYNNEGNNLNNNFIYMEQNENDLLMETAHIQFNNEKENCLNFRNSEINNGKGNDYNNNNYDDHNYNNNNYSNHVSSNYNYKVGNTMKFADEADNQYNLFYNMNNQNEDTNNNIVYLKNYDHVQQFNDASQSNCSNYYNKTANIKRVNSSATNTNKNVTTSNLSHNNKLKLSTKSEVHYNSYKSQKNKTKKNLEDLFA; encoded by the coding sequence atgaattttattcCAAATAAACGTAATATAAGAAGTACAAAATCTGAAGTCATTcgaaaaattaacaataatggCTATAATgctaataatagcaataatttaatagagaataataaaaatgaaaatggtactagtaatgataattttacaCTTGAAGATAATACTTTAAATGGGAGTTATGATATAGATAAAAGGTCAGAGATTCATTATTGTAATAAAGCTTTTGATCCACAGTATttgtatatgaataaaatttcGAATGATGTGAGGTCTACAAGAAATCGTACTTCTACACATAGAATTATTTCCCCTCGTTCACAATCTATAAATTTGTTAGCTCAAAAAGTAGCAAGAACTTCAAATGTATCTAAAATTTTTGATGATAAAGCATCCGTCGTTTCGTTTTAtacgaataaaaaaaaaaatttagacaGAATACCTATTCCTGAATCTAATGATAGTTTTAAAACACAAGCGAATTCACAAATAGTAGAGCAATCTATAGAATTGTTGAAACATTTAATCAACCAAGAAAACAGAGAACATCATTCCTCATCTCaagaaaatgagaaaaaaaataaattaatgtttAAATTAGTCGAACAATTAAAACAATGTGATGACATACCAGAACACACACAGGgggaatataataataccaATAATTCACTtgatttatacaaaaaaaaaatagatatgctgaatttaaaatttctgaaattaaaaaatgaatattcgCATCTAAATAACGAAAATGTTGTCCTTAAAAAACAGTTAAGAAACATAAAGGATAACTATCATATGATAAATCAAAAGAGCGCAACTGTATCTTTTTCCAGAGGACCGACGAAAGAAGACATGTTGAGAAGTAATGATATCGGAAGCGACAACAacagttataataataacagcaatagtaataacaacagtattagtaataacaatttcaatagtaataacatcAGCAATAGTAATTATGAGCAACAATTAAGAGAAGCACAAATGGATGGCGTATCATTAAACAAGACTGTGAGTATTGATAAGGTACCATCGTCCATGCATCAAATggcaaaaaagaaattagtAGATAATCAAGTACAAACGGAAAATACTTTTCCAAGTCGTATTGTACCTTCCtctgataataaaaaacaaggGGGGGAAGGAGGACCATCAAGTATTTACCATGGAGGTAGATTAAATTCAAGTTTTTTAGatgaaaattacataaacaaaattagGGAAGAAATTAGAAATGAAGTTATTCAAGAGGTTACCAATAAATTGGATAAAGAGTATAAAGAAGAATTACTTAAGATAAGAAAAAGTGTAAATAACAACATGTATAATCCTAGTAATATGGAAGAATTTTCCGCCGACACgatttttaataattgtCGAGATCAATTGGATGAGCAAATAAATGATACTAttaatagatataaaaacagcatttttgataattttaaagatatattgaATTTATCCAAAGGAATAGGAATAAAATCGTTAGAACACATGAGTAATGAAGAAGATGAGAgaaacaaaaaggaaaaaaaaaaaatagaggaGGAGGGAAGTGAGGAAGAAGGAGGGAAAGAAGGAGGGAAGGAAGCAAAGGAAGAAGTGGAGAAGGAAACAGTGGAAAAAGCGAACGAAGAGGAAGAGGGACAAGAAATGGGCAATTTTTCTTTGATATCGTtgaatgataaaattaatgattGTTTATGCTTGTTTGAAAATATtagcaaaaataaagagaaactcaaaataaaagaggaaaaaagaaaaggtgAAAGGAATAATGTAATTAACGCactgaataatataaacacatGTATGAATGAAATTGATGACATGATTAACAATCTTAATGCTAATATAGgtaagaatattattttggaTGATGAAGAAAGCTATCCTGGAGATATCAGCATTTTGAAGAGGACTTCTTCTAAAAGTGAAGATGACGAGGGAGAGGAAATGACCAGTTGTAGGTCCCTTGCAAACACTATTGAGAGTAGCGAGGTGGAAGAAATTGAAGAAGATATTATTGAAGAACATAGGGCGGAAATGGAGCATAGGAAAAGGAATGACAAGGcttataatagtaatattcaATGTAGAATTTTATCATGCGAGGATAAAATAGATACTATGAGTAACAAATCATTGAAGAGCAATCATTCTGAGGTGCATAACAGGAAATATCATGgagataatttaaatattataacaagtaataatatgcatataattcATGAGAATTTTACATCTGATGTTATGACCAAAAACATGCATGCTGACATAAATGatggaataaataatataataaataatgaccTATATAATGATTTAGATAATGACTCAAATGACAATATTAATCATTTGGGGTTTCATCAAGGAACTTCAATAAACATGAAGAACACAAATAATGGTACAGCTATAGCAGAACAGAATtgtgataaaaatataacgaataaggaaaatataagATGTAACAATACTGAGGAAAGAGATAAGAACGTAAATCGAAATGCCATTGAGACTAGTACAAAACAAGATGACAAGGAATCTTCAATTACTACAAGTACGGATAAAAATAAGGGTAAtgtacaaaatgaaaaagagaagaaaaaaggtaaatggagaaatatattttctagtaaaaaaatgaagaaaaaaaatttcgtcGATAATTTTGGTGATGACGCAGAATTATGGTCGAAGAGTGAAAAGTGTGAAAGTGGTCAAAATGGTGAAACTGGTCCAAATGGTGAAAACTACAAAAGTAATAGTAGCAGTAAAAAGGGagatgaatatttttataatactatTAATACATCTTCAAATAATATGCACATTGAACGGGGAGAGTTAGATGTTATTACGAATCCTATAAATAGTGAGGATGTATCTAATGCTTATAATAGGTTAGGAAATGCTTCTAATAATGCATATTGTGTTGAACAGAAACTCTTGCATACCACTTCAAGCGATGAGAAAACAGAGTGCTTTCAAACGAACGCATATAACATAAGTCAAGGAATGTATTTATCCCATGGTAATCCAAATGTAGTGGGAGATGAATTGTGTAAGGATCAACATAATAAGGAAAATCATATGAATATAAGTATGAATGTGAATATTAATAGTGCTAGTATTAATAACAATTTGAACACAtttgaaaattatgattTTAATATGAACAATTACCATAGTGGTGAGGGAATGAACAATCTTGACGTGAAGAATCGTTACAACAGTAGTAAAATTGATggcaataatattttcagtTCTTCAAATAATCTGGACGTGAGTAACAGTTACAATGCAACGCGTGGTATtaataatagcagtagtaataataatagtaatggtAATATTAACTATAATAGTAACAGCTCGTATATTTACGAaagcaataatatatataataacaatgcgcataataataatgaggGTATGGAAAGAAATTCCATTAATTGTTCagtttattcatataatccatccaataataataaaaaatgttttgttCCCATTGATGAACATATAAATGATCAGGAGAATTTTCtgatcaaaaaaaaaaatagccaaaaaatgttcaactataataatgaagggaataatttaaataataatttcatctatatggaacaaaatgaaaacgACTTATTAATGGAAACAGCACATATACAATTTAAtaacgaaaaagaaaattgcCTAAACTTTCGTAACagtgaaataaataatggtAAGGGAAACgactataataataataattacgaTGATCACAActacaataataacaattacAGTAATCATGTTAGtagtaattataattataaagtaGGCAATACCATGAAATTTGCTGATGAGGCAGATAATcagtataatttattttacaatatgAATAATCAAAATGAAGACacgaataataatattgtttatttaaagaattatGACCATGTACAACAGTTCAATGATGCATCACAAAGTAATTGttctaattattataataaaactgctaatataaaaagagtaAATAGTTCTGcaacaaatacaaataagaACGTTACTACTAGTAATTTGtctcataataataaacttAAATTATCAACAAAAAGTGAAGTTCATTACAATTCTTACAAatcacaaaaaaataaaaccaaaaaaaatcTCGAAGATCTTTTCGCATAA
- the PmUG01_14039400 gene encoding calmodulin, putative, whose product MEYEGETFHLTEYQIKKALKAFNYLDKKKKGLLKFDLLGSLLRCSGYNVSLKEIDKIKEKIIENKIIAKKKEANVKRESEVLTNDEYQNSGINKWNDQGEHKVSDANDNDDDNDDDNDDDNNVSKLLSDLKNYDNFMELEKQRLERKKKEEENKNLFSIKEFFRIIQIPNITNETKPSNVLNAFEIFDEKGNGKISIKQLRFILQYLGEPLSNSEFDEFFDWIKTKDKVYKTDDIIYEDLINELINKDTNI is encoded by the exons ATGGAGTATGAAGGGGAAACATTTCATTTGACAGAatatcaaattaaaaaagctCTAAAAGCTTTCAATTATTtagataaaaagaaaaaaggactACTAAAATTTGA TCTATTAGGAAGCCTCCTACGCTGCAGTGGGTATAATGTATcattaaaagaaattgataagataaaagaaaaaataatagaaaacaaaataatagcaaaaaaaaaagaggccAATGTTAAGAGAGAAAGCGAAGTACTAACAAATGATGAATATCAAAATTCAGGTATTAATAAATGGAATGACCAAGGAGAGCATAAAGTTAGTGATGCTAACGATAACGATGATGATAATGATGACGATAATGATGACGATAATAACGTATCAAAGTTGTTAAGTGACCTAAAGAACTATGATAATTTCATGGAATTAGAAAAGCAAAGAttagaaagaaagaaaaaggaagaggaaaataaaaacttatttagcataaaagaattttttagaattattcAAATACCTAATATAACCAACGAAACAAAACCATCAAATGTTTTAAATGCGTTTGAAATATTTGATGAAAAAGGTAATGGTAAAATATCAATTAAACAACTAAGATTTATTCTACAGTATTTAGGAGAGCCATTAAGTAACTCAGAGTTTGATGAATTCTTTGACTGGATTAAGACG AAAGACAAAGTGTATAAAACGGACGACATAATATACGAAGATTTGATAAATGAGTTGATTAACAAAGACACAAATATTTAG